Proteins encoded in a region of the Odocoileus virginianus isolate 20LAN1187 ecotype Illinois chromosome 9, Ovbor_1.2, whole genome shotgun sequence genome:
- the LOC110142863 gene encoding malignant T-cell-amplified sequence 1: MFKKFDEKENVSNCIQLKTSVIKGIKNQLMEQFPGIEPWLNQIMPKKDPVKIVRCHEHIEILTVNGELLFFRQREGPFYPTLRLLHKYPFILPRQQVDKGAIKFVLSGANIMCPGLTSPGARLFPAAVDTVVAIMAEGKQHALCVGVMKMSADEIEKVNKGIGIENIHYLNDGLWHMKTYK; encoded by the coding sequence ATGTTCAAGAAatttgatgaaaaagaaaacGTGTCGAACTGTATCCAGTTGAAAACTTCCGTTATTAAAGGCATTAAGAACCAGTTGATGGAGCAGTTTCCCGGCATCGAACCGTGGCTGAACCAAATCATGCCAAAGAAGGATCCGGTCAAAATAGTGCGATGCCACGAGCACATAGAAATCCTCACGGTGAACGGGGAGCTGCTTTTCTTCAGGCAAAGGGAAGGGCCCTTCTACCCAACGCTGAGGCTGCTGCACAAGTATCCGTTCATCCTGCCCCGCCAGCAGGTGGACAAGGGAGCCATCAAGTTCGTGCTCAGCGGAGCCAACATTATGTGCCCAGGCCTGACCTCGCCGGGGGCCCGCCTCTTCCCCGCCGCAGTGGACACGGTGGTGGCGATCATGGCGGAGGGAAAGCAGCACGCCCTGTGCGTGGGCGTCATGAAGATGTCCGCGGACGAGATCGAGAAAGTCAACAAAGGAATCGGCATCGAGAACATCCATTACCTCAATGACGGGCTGTGGCACATGAAGACGTACAAGTGA